From the genome of Thermoflexus hugenholtzii, one region includes:
- the gcvT gene encoding glycine cleavage system aminomethyltransferase GcvT, translated as MSDFLFRGSLAEVDPDVAALIRYEHERQIRKLILIPSESYAPAAVREALGSVFQNLYAEGYPHERTRTQTEAELLDYEDQLGFYRRYSDQRYYKGVEYADIVEALARRRCAEAFATPEIPPERIFVNVQPLSGAPANNAVYEALLQPGDTVMGMSLVHGGHLTHGSPVNRSGKHYRIVWYTVDPQTERLDYDQIRELARQHRPKMIIAGYTSYPWAPDWKRFREIADEVGAYLLADIAHTAGMVIAGAYPNPLGYAHVITFTTHKTIMGPRGACILTTDPDLAKKIDRAVFPGEQGGPHVNVFAALAVAFKLARTPQFRELQHQIVRNAQAMARRLAERGLRIPYGGTNTHLLLVDCKSVRGPDGTPLMGDPAARVLDLAGIVVNRNTIPGDTGAGAASGIRLGTPWITQRGFREPEVEALADIIADVLWACKPHRYYVGRDLVYRTKVEFDVLEEAKLRVAELAARAGADVELPRSGYPHYWFITDRLPAADGMAVLEIRGDRAAEFLDAALTQRAVGLPVGEGAPTFLMEADGRIMSPAYVIRDAPDDFRLVVPEERAGRVAAWLRDLSDGYVRFDEDIWAKLPGPLRVREIPAEDPRAVSARAQARFPTDLSDEAAVAIHKPFFIGHRAVDAAHRHRLTPLPVFSYTEPEGAPLKRTTLYELHRELGAKMIPFAGWEMPVWYTSVSEEHRAVRTAAGLFDVSHMGVLEVQGPGARAFLERVTTNDVMALRVGESQYTYLLDPEGRVLDDLIIYALAPDRYMLVVNAANNDRDWAWLNAVARGEVQIDRERPWAMLTDEVILRDLRDRRWGEDCRVDIALQGPQSLKILQSLADGRTGERLAALQRGQVLRAEIQGFDLIISRTGYTGERIGYELFVHPDRAPALFERLLDAGKPFGLRPCGLGARDSTRTEAGLPLYGHELAGPFDLTPGDAGFASFVKLYKPFFIGRKAYMAREAKRTMEVVRFRISEKGVRLPKLGDAVVDRRGRVIGYVTSCAMDSEGLLTGMAWIERSHQAEGTSIGIIVGSGSLPERPKIGDRLTVPIPAQVVSRFMSR; from the coding sequence ATGTCGGATTTCCTGTTCCGGGGTTCACTGGCGGAAGTGGATCCGGACGTGGCCGCCCTGATCCGCTACGAGCATGAGCGCCAGATCCGCAAGCTCATCCTCATCCCCTCCGAGTCCTATGCTCCGGCGGCCGTCCGCGAGGCCCTGGGCTCCGTGTTCCAGAACCTCTACGCCGAAGGCTACCCCCACGAGCGCACTCGGACCCAGACGGAAGCCGAGCTGCTGGATTACGAGGACCAGCTGGGGTTCTACCGGCGATACAGCGACCAGCGGTATTACAAGGGCGTGGAATACGCGGACATCGTGGAGGCCCTGGCCCGGCGGCGCTGCGCCGAAGCCTTCGCCACCCCGGAGATCCCTCCCGAGCGCATCTTCGTCAACGTCCAGCCCCTCTCCGGCGCCCCGGCCAACAACGCCGTCTACGAAGCCCTCCTCCAGCCAGGGGATACGGTGATGGGCATGTCCCTCGTCCACGGCGGCCACCTCACCCACGGCTCGCCGGTCAACCGCTCGGGCAAGCACTACCGCATCGTCTGGTATACGGTGGACCCCCAGACGGAGCGCCTGGATTACGATCAGATCCGTGAGCTGGCCCGGCAACACCGGCCGAAGATGATCATCGCCGGCTACACCTCCTACCCCTGGGCGCCGGACTGGAAGCGCTTCCGGGAGATCGCCGATGAGGTGGGGGCGTATCTGCTGGCCGACATCGCCCACACCGCCGGGATGGTCATCGCCGGGGCCTATCCGAACCCCCTGGGTTATGCCCACGTGATCACCTTCACCACCCACAAGACCATCATGGGCCCCCGCGGGGCCTGCATCCTGACCACGGACCCGGACCTGGCGAAGAAGATCGATCGCGCGGTCTTCCCGGGGGAGCAGGGCGGACCCCATGTGAACGTCTTCGCCGCCCTGGCGGTGGCCTTCAAGCTGGCCCGCACCCCTCAGTTCCGCGAGCTGCAGCATCAGATCGTGCGCAACGCCCAGGCCATGGCCCGGCGCCTGGCTGAGCGCGGCCTCCGCATCCCCTACGGCGGCACCAACACCCACCTGCTCCTGGTGGACTGCAAGTCGGTGCGCGGCCCGGATGGGACGCCGCTCATGGGCGACCCGGCGGCCCGGGTGCTGGACCTGGCCGGGATCGTGGTCAACCGCAACACCATCCCCGGCGACACGGGGGCGGGGGCCGCCAGCGGCATTCGCCTGGGGACCCCCTGGATCACCCAGCGGGGGTTCCGGGAGCCGGAGGTCGAGGCCCTGGCGGACATCATCGCCGACGTGCTGTGGGCCTGCAAGCCCCACCGCTACTACGTGGGCCGGGACCTGGTCTACCGGACCAAGGTAGAGTTCGACGTCCTGGAGGAGGCGAAACTGCGAGTCGCCGAGCTCGCCGCCCGGGCCGGGGCGGATGTGGAGCTCCCCCGAAGCGGCTACCCTCATTACTGGTTCATCACCGATCGCCTCCCTGCCGCGGATGGGATGGCGGTGCTGGAGATCCGGGGCGACCGGGCGGCCGAGTTCCTGGACGCGGCCCTCACCCAGCGGGCGGTCGGGCTCCCGGTCGGCGAGGGAGCGCCCACTTTCCTGATGGAGGCCGACGGCCGGATCATGAGCCCGGCCTACGTGATCCGCGACGCGCCCGACGATTTCCGGCTGGTGGTGCCCGAGGAGCGGGCCGGGCGCGTTGCCGCATGGCTGCGGGATCTTTCGGACGGCTACGTCCGTTTCGATGAGGACATCTGGGCCAAGCTCCCCGGCCCTCTGCGGGTGCGGGAGATCCCGGCGGAGGACCCCCGGGCCGTCTCAGCCCGGGCCCAGGCCCGGTTCCCGACGGACCTGAGCGACGAGGCCGCCGTGGCCATCCACAAGCCCTTCTTCATCGGCCATCGGGCCGTCGATGCGGCCCACCGCCATCGCCTGACGCCGTTGCCGGTGTTCTCCTACACCGAGCCCGAGGGGGCGCCCCTCAAGCGAACGACCCTCTATGAGCTCCATCGGGAGCTGGGCGCGAAGATGATCCCCTTCGCCGGCTGGGAGATGCCGGTCTGGTATACCAGCGTGAGCGAGGAACACCGGGCGGTCCGCACCGCCGCCGGCCTCTTCGACGTCTCCCACATGGGCGTGCTGGAGGTCCAGGGGCCCGGCGCCCGGGCTTTCCTGGAGCGGGTGACCACCAACGACGTGATGGCCCTGCGGGTCGGGGAATCCCAGTATACCTACCTGCTGGACCCCGAGGGCCGCGTGCTGGACGATCTGATCATCTACGCTCTGGCGCCGGACCGCTACATGCTGGTGGTCAACGCGGCCAACAACGATCGAGACTGGGCCTGGCTGAACGCCGTGGCGCGAGGGGAGGTTCAGATCGATCGGGAGCGCCCCTGGGCGATGCTCACCGATGAGGTGATCCTGCGGGATCTCCGGGATCGCCGCTGGGGCGAGGATTGTCGCGTGGACATCGCCCTTCAGGGCCCCCAGTCCCTGAAGATCCTCCAGTCCCTGGCCGATGGCCGGACCGGGGAGCGCCTGGCGGCGCTGCAGCGGGGGCAGGTCCTGCGCGCGGAGATCCAGGGCTTCGACCTCATCATCTCCCGCACCGGCTACACCGGTGAGCGCATCGGTTATGAGCTGTTCGTCCATCCGGACCGGGCGCCGGCCCTCTTCGAGCGCTTGCTGGACGCCGGCAAGCCCTTCGGTCTTCGGCCGTGCGGCCTGGGGGCTCGCGACAGCACTCGCACCGAGGCCGGCCTCCCGCTCTACGGGCACGAGCTGGCCGGCCCCTTCGATCTCACCCCCGGCGACGCCGGCTTCGCCTCCTTCGTCAAGCTCTACAAGCCGTTCTTCATCGGGCGGAAGGCCTACATGGCCCGTGAGGCGAAGCGGACGATGGAGGTGGTGCGCTTCCGGATCTCCGAGAAGGGGGTCCGGCTGCCGAAGCTGGGAGACGCGGTGGTGGATCGGCGGGGGCGGGTGATCGGCTACGTCACCAGCTGCGCGATGGACTCGGAGGGCCTCCTCACCGGCATGGCCTGGATCGAGCGGAGCCATCAGGCGGAGGGGACATCCATCGGGATCATTGTGGGAAGCGGGAGCCTGCCCGAGCGGCCGAAGATCGGCGATCGGTTGACCGTGCCGATCCCCGCTCAGGTGGTGAGCCGTTTCATGAGCCGCTGA